Below is a genomic region from Candidatus Thorarchaeota archaeon.
CGCAGACTTTAATTGATGTTTATGTTATCACCCGATATCGTGGGTGCCATGCCAGAGCCTGACACAGAGACGGTCACAAAACTACTTGGTGAAATCGTTGGCTCGGAACGAGTGACTGACAAGGATTTTGATATCATTGCGTACTCTCGTGATTTGAGTCCTGCAAAACCAAAGAAAGCTACACACATCGTGATGCCTGAATCAAGAGAGGAAATCCAGAAGATTCTCGCATTGGCCAATGAGCATGATATTCCAATCTATCTCCGTGGTGGTGGAACCTCTCATTGGGATGCTTTTCTACCTCAGGAACCCGGTATCCTGTTGGACCTCTCACTGATGAACGAAGTCCTGCATATCGATGAGCGGGATCTTACCGTGACTGTCGAGCCCAATGTCACTTGGGCTAAGCTTGACAAGGAACTGCGGAAACACGATCTTACCTATTTATGTAGTGAAGCGGGCGGACCTGCA
It encodes:
- a CDS encoding FAD-binding oxidoreductase, whose translation is MPEPDTETVTKLLGEIVGSERVTDKDFDIIAYSRDLSPAKPKKATHIVMPESREEIQKILALANEHDIPIYLRGGGTSHWDAFLPQEPGILLDLSLMNEVLHIDERDLTVTVEPNVTWAKLDKELRKHDLTYLCSEAGGPA